The DNA segment GTTGGCTTCCAACAAGATTGGGTCTCAGTATTGGAATTCGACGTTTTGAAAAAGTCTCTTCCTAAAGCTGGTTTCTGTGATTTTTCCAAGAACCTATGGCGGTTGCGCCAGACAAAAGACCCTTCTGAGATTGAATCTATCAAGGCCGCCACTAAGATAGCTGAGATTGGCTTGAGGACAGCATTAGAAATCGTAGTCCCTGGGAAGACAGAAGAAGAAGCTTCAGTTGAAATTGAAGCGGCAATACGAGGGTCCGGTGGGCAACAAGAAGGTATTCGGGCAGCTGTGTTGTCTGGACGGCACGGGAGTTTTCCTTTTGTTGAGCCTAGTGCAGAACGCATTGGTAATGATGAATTAGCTCTCATCGACATAACCGTAAGTCATGATGGCTATTTCGCAGAGATATCCCGAACACTACATACGGGAAGTCCGGATGCAAACGAAAAGTCGTTATTTGATAGTGTTCTAAAAGTATCACTCAATCTAGAGAAGCTAATGGCCCCCCACTTGCGGATTTCCAAGCTTGCAGCAAAATGCGTTGAGGAGATATTGAGTACTAAAAAGCGGAGGGTCTTAGGTTCGTCAATCGGTTTAGATTTGCGAGAACCACCCCAAATACAGTCGAATAGCACGTACTCCTTACGAGAAGGAATGGTTTTTTCGGCTCATCCCACTTTTTATGATGAAGAGGTGGGAACTGCTAAAATAGCGGATATGCTCCTCATCACTGAGAATGGCTGTTCTCGTCTTACAGATATGACTCGGGAGACATTATGACTATGGCTGAAACTGCCATTTACGAAGTTTCTGGAATACTTGGCTTATGACTTCTGCGTTGGCCTTTTGACGTTGTACTTCTTTCCGTGATAGTTCTCGTATTTGACTAGCTGGTGAACCAGAATTAAGACTTCTTGGCGGAATAACAACATTTTCAGGTACTATGGAACCTGGCACAAGTTTTACTCCTTCTCCTAAGGTTGCACCGTCAAAGACCACACATGCATCTCCGATATCAAGCGAATCGCCTAGATATACACCATGTAAGACCGAGCTAGATCCAATTACTGTATGACTCCCGATCATGGCTGGGTTGTCTTCGTTATGTGCATGGATAACAACACTATCTTGTATACACGAGTTCTTTTCAATACTAACTGAAGCGCGATCTCCGCGGATTACAGCTCCGGGCCAAATACTCACACCTTCACCAATCGTGACATCACCTACGATGGTTGCTTGTGTGCTAATATAGGCTTCTGGATCAATATCCGGCTTTGTATCTCCAAAGGGCAGTATCGGCAATATTCATACCCCTACAAGGTGATTGTTCTGGGAATGGGCCTTATATCTAATAAACCCATAACCTATGAACCCGAATATAGGTCTATTCTAAAAGCGCATCTATTACCTGTTGATACTGTTCTGCCGGGCGTAATCCAATAAGTCGGTCCGTTTTTCCTCCTCTATGAGGATCTTCGTAAGTTGCTAACTCGCCATCCTTGTAGACAAGGACACAGGGAATCGCGGTAAGGTTGTTCTCCAAAGCAAATTGCCTGTGTTCATCAGTATTGACTTTGAAGAACTTCACCGCTGAATTATCCGAGTACTTCTCTTCTAACTCTTCGAGAATGGGACCCAAAGCTTTGCATGGGCCACACCACGGCGCCCAGCAATCGACAAGGACAATCCCGGCGTTCTTCTTGGCCTGCTCAACTTCTTCTGGGGTTACATCGCTGACCAATTCATTTTCTCCTTTGAGAGCTACAGATTTCTGTCCTTAATCAAGGTTGTTAATTATCCATTCTTCAAGATGCTTCGCCGAGCAATTCATTAGCTATAGTATCATAGACTTCCATTGGCATTACGCCAACCAGTCTATCCATTTTGTTGCCATTACCATCGTCAAATACAACGCGTTGTCCGTTAGCATACACTAGTACACTGGGCACGCCGGTGATTTGGTTCTTGGTGCTGAATTCGCGATTTTTGTCGACGTCCAGCTTCACCACTCGCAGCCCTTTGTTATTGTATTTCTCATGAATTTCCTCAAGCATAGGACCAAGTGTTCTGCATGGTTGACACCAGACAGCGTGGCAGTCAACGAATACAACTTGATTGTTTTCAACTATTTCTGGAATTTGATTTGCATTGATGTCTTCGACCATTGTCTATATCTCGGTTGTGAAATTTAGCTGCACAACCGTTTATAAACTTCCGCAAGCGGCAAAAAAACACGCCATTTCTATGTCTTCTTTCCAATAGAATTCGAAAAGAAAAATGGGATCCCTTCTCCTGGTTCACTCTCAACCCACATTTCATCATTGTGACCTTCGATGATTTTTTTTTGCGATTGTAAGCCCAAGCCCAGTAGTTTTCTCATCTGCAGCTATGTCTATTGTAGAGCCTACTGCCAAAATTTGATAAGCGGCTTGATTCAGCCTTTTCTAGAGGTTTCGTAGAGTTCAATGCCTGTACTCCACTGTCTCAAATGCGGCTCGAAGCTGAATATTAGTCAAAAAGGGCGTATTTGGACGGTTCGTTGTAGCCATTGCGATGCAGAGCTGAAGCGGAAAGGTGGTGACCTCTTTGACGCATATGAGGCATACTCAGAGGCCATAAAGAGTGGCAAAATAGGTGGTTCCACAC comes from the Candidatus Thorarchaeota archaeon genome and includes:
- a CDS encoding aminopeptidase P family protein, which gives rise to MQFTPQRLEKVHRSMRAEEIDAIIVTRKPDVQYLTGYQPPQRDLPVACVVVDGHQPHLIVSETQRKALSLDLVMAKVVTFPEIGSPEWFLAHSPQMWNCAIGEIRDLGAESGMVGFQQDWVSVLEFDVLKKSLPKAGFCDFSKNLWRLRQTKDPSEIESIKAATKIAEIGLRTALEIVVPGKTEEEASVEIEAAIRGSGGQQEGIRAAVLSGRHGSFPFVEPSAERIGNDELALIDITVSHDGYFAEISRTLHTGSPDANEKSLFDSVLKVSLNLEKLMAPHLRISKLAAKCVEEILSTKKRRVLGSSIGLDLREPPQIQSNSTYSLREGMVFSAHPTFYDEEVGTAKIADMLLITENGCSRLTDMTRETL
- a CDS encoding gamma carbonic anhydrase family protein, with protein sequence MPILPFGDTKPDIDPEAYISTQATIVGDVTIGEGVSIWPGAVIRGDRASVSIEKNSCIQDSVVIHAHNEDNPAMIGSHTVIGSSSVLHGVYLGDSLDIGDACVVFDGATLGEGVKLVPGSIVPENVVIPPRSLNSGSPASQIRELSRKEVQRQKANAEVISQVFQKLRKWQFQP
- a CDS encoding thioredoxin family protein — its product is MVSDVTPEEVEQAKKNAGIVLVDCWAPWCGPCKALGPILEELEEKYSDNSAVKFFKVNTDEHRQFALENNLTAIPCVLVYKDGELATYEDPHRGGKTDRLIGLRPAEQYQQVIDALLE
- a CDS encoding thioredoxin family protein, whose protein sequence is MVEDINANQIPEIVENNQVVFVDCHAVWCQPCRTLGPMLEEIHEKYNNKGLRVVKLDVDKNREFSTKNQITGVPSVLVYANGQRVVFDDGNGNKMDRLVGVMPMEVYDTIANELLGEAS